One segment of Vibrio gazogenes DNA contains the following:
- a CDS encoding DUF3833 domain-containing protein: MRHILNVLSLVMLMLIAGCSADLKAYQASQPAFDLFGYFQGETHAWGMVQDYSGKQTRRFEVKIKGTVTGDTLTLVEDFVFDDGEKNQRIWTITRSVDGHYQGRADDIIGVATGQEMGNALQWQYDFLLKTDDSEITVSFDDWLFRQDEKHLFNVTSIRKFGLEVGRITLFFVK, from the coding sequence ATGAGACATATATTGAACGTGTTATCGCTGGTCATGTTGATGCTCATTGCCGGTTGTTCAGCCGATTTAAAAGCGTACCAAGCCAGCCAACCTGCTTTTGATCTGTTTGGTTATTTTCAGGGAGAAACGCATGCATGGGGCATGGTACAGGATTATAGCGGCAAGCAGACCCGCCGCTTTGAGGTCAAAATTAAAGGGACAGTCACCGGTGACACACTGACTTTGGTCGAAGATTTTGTGTTTGATGATGGTGAAAAGAATCAGCGTATCTGGACGATTACCCGCAGCGTTGACGGACATTATCAAGGGCGAGCCGACGATATTATCGGCGTTGCGACAGGGCAGGAGATGGGGAATGCATTACAGTGGCAATATGATTTTCTGCTCAAAACGGACGATAGTGAAATCACGGTTTCCTTCGATGATTGGCTGTTCCGCCAGGACGAAAAACATCTGTTTAATGTCACCAGCATTCGCAAGTTTGGTTTGGAAGTCGGGCGCATCACGCTATTCTTTGTCAAATAA
- a CDS encoding formimidoylglutamate deiminase, with product MTIHSGTHSETRQDRSFIFAEQAWLPTGWQHNVLFEIVNGNFAQITTEAIPPDDVQRLQGPVLPTLANVHSHAFQRVMAGMAEISLNPNDSFWSWRDLMYKIVGRLSPQQVHVIATQLYIDMLKAGYTQVGEFHYLHHDAAGQPYSDPAEMAHQLLNAADRTGIGMTLLPALYSYAGFGAQPPHQGQARFIHSSDSYLQLHHQLAKALTGTHTANFTRTHAELTRTHANNRHRLGICFHSLRAVSQQQIQEVLTELDHGQPIHIHIAEQQKEVNDCLNWSQQRPVEWLHNHVGLNERWCLIHATHLNHNEIQMIAASGAVAGLCPSTEANLGDGIFPGVAFTQAGGRWSIGSDSHVCLSATEELRLLEYSQRLRDQQRNRLYNQSQTSVGDHLYTQALHGGNQACGIQLGLAVGCRADFMVLDATHPLLMASQTTDLINRWLFACHDNLIKDVFVAGKPCIQDGHHELEDSSRGQFADVIKQVID from the coding sequence ATGACTATCCACTCAGGAACCCACTCAGAAACCCGACAAGACCGCTCTTTTATTTTTGCCGAACAGGCATGGCTGCCGACTGGCTGGCAACACAATGTGCTGTTTGAAATCGTCAATGGCAACTTTGCACAGATTACGACAGAGGCGATACCACCGGATGATGTGCAACGCCTGCAAGGCCCGGTTCTGCCGACACTGGCGAATGTTCATTCACATGCTTTTCAGCGTGTCATGGCGGGCATGGCGGAAATCAGCCTCAATCCAAATGACAGCTTCTGGAGTTGGCGCGATTTAATGTACAAGATTGTCGGCCGACTCTCCCCACAACAGGTTCACGTCATCGCCACGCAGTTATACATTGATATGCTCAAAGCCGGATATACACAGGTCGGTGAGTTTCACTACCTCCACCATGATGCAGCCGGTCAGCCTTACAGCGATCCGGCCGAAATGGCTCACCAACTCCTGAATGCTGCTGATCGCACGGGGATCGGTATGACCCTGCTTCCGGCACTATACAGCTATGCGGGTTTTGGCGCTCAACCGCCACATCAAGGACAGGCGCGTTTCATTCATTCATCAGACAGTTATCTGCAACTACACCACCAACTTGCGAAAGCGCTTACGGGGACACACACCGCTAATTTTACAAGGACACACGCCGAGCTTACGAGGACACACGCCAATAACCGCCACCGACTTGGGATCTGTTTTCATTCACTACGGGCGGTCAGCCAGCAACAGATCCAAGAGGTATTAACGGAATTGGATCACGGACAGCCAATCCACATCCACATTGCTGAACAGCAGAAAGAGGTCAATGATTGCCTCAACTGGAGCCAACAGCGGCCGGTTGAGTGGCTGCACAATCATGTCGGCCTGAACGAACGCTGGTGTCTGATTCATGCCACTCACCTCAATCATAACGAAATTCAGATGATCGCTGCCAGCGGTGCCGTGGCCGGCTTGTGTCCAAGCACGGAAGCCAATCTAGGTGACGGTATCTTTCCCGGGGTAGCGTTTACCCAAGCCGGCGGACGATGGAGTATTGGCTCCGACAGTCATGTCTGTCTGTCCGCGACCGAAGAGTTACGCCTGCTGGAATATAGTCAGCGACTCCGTGACCAACAACGTAACCGTCTCTACAACCAGTCACAAACCTCCGTCGGTGATCACCTCTATACGCAGGCATTACACGGTGGCAATCAAGCTTGCGGTATCCAATTGGGGCTTGCGGTTGGATGTCGTGCCGACTTTATGGTGCTGGACGCGACCCATCCACTGTTGATGGCAAGTCAGACAACCGACCTCATCAATCGTTGGTTATTTGCCTGCCATGACAATCTGATTAAAGATGTTTTTGTCGCGGGGAAACCGTGTATTCAAGACGGCCACCACGAGTTAGAAGACAGCAGCCGCGGTCAGTTTGCCGATGTCATCAAACAGGTGATTGATTAA
- the hutC gene encoding histidine utilization repressor has protein sequence MENSTTQMMCHLSQLIDDAPGPIYAKVKQAICRQIDTGEWQPDQRVPSESEMVKALSVSRMTINRALRELTDEGVLIRQQGVGTFVARKKSHSALFEVHNIADEIASRGHHHHAELVDITLAKATMEEAMNLGVRTNHRIFRATILHFENDLPIQIEYRVVNAALAPDYDQQDFQHNGAYHYLMKVAPMTEGEHLVEAVLASPAECALLNIDASEPCLQIKRRTWCREQLVTNARLISPGSRFQLFGHFEQSY, from the coding sequence ATGGAAAATTCAACCACCCAGATGATGTGCCACCTGTCTCAATTGATCGATGATGCACCCGGTCCGATTTATGCCAAAGTCAAACAAGCGATTTGTCGTCAGATAGACACGGGAGAATGGCAACCGGATCAAAGAGTCCCGTCTGAGTCAGAGATGGTGAAAGCTTTAAGTGTCAGTCGCATGACCATCAATCGTGCGCTGCGGGAACTGACAGATGAAGGGGTTTTGATTCGTCAACAGGGGGTCGGTACTTTTGTCGCGAGAAAGAAATCTCATTCGGCATTGTTTGAAGTGCACAATATTGCCGATGAGATAGCCAGTCGTGGTCATCACCACCACGCAGAGCTGGTTGACATCACATTGGCAAAAGCGACGATGGAAGAAGCGATGAACCTTGGGGTCCGTACCAATCACCGTATCTTCCGTGCCACGATTCTCCATTTCGAGAATGATCTGCCGATTCAAATCGAGTATCGCGTGGTCAATGCGGCACTGGCGCCTGATTATGATCAGCAGGATTTTCAGCACAATGGTGCCTACCATTATCTGATGAAGGTGGCCCCGATGACGGAAGGCGAGCATCTGGTTGAAGCGGTGCTTGCCTCCCCGGCAGAATGTGCATTACTCAACATTGACGCCTCGGAGCCGTGTTTACAAATCAAACGTCGCACATGGTGTCGGGAGCAACTCGTCACCAATGCTCGCCTGATTTCTCCGGGGTCGAGATTCCAATTATTCGGTCACTTCGAGCAATCATATTGA
- the tnpA gene encoding IS200/IS605 family transposase — protein MGDEKSLAHTRWNCKYHIVFAPKYRRQVFYGEKRRAIGEILRKLCEWKNVNILEAECCADHIHMLLEIPPKMSVSGFMGYLKGKSSLMLYERFGDLKFKYRNREFWCRGYYVDTVGKNTSKIQNYIKHQLEQDKMGEQLSIPYSGSPFTGRRD, from the coding sequence ATGGGGGACGAAAAGAGCTTAGCGCACACGCGCTGGAACTGTAAATACCACATAGTCTTTGCACCGAAATATAGAAGGCAAGTGTTCTACGGAGAAAAACGTAGAGCAATAGGTGAAATATTGAGGAAACTATGTGAATGGAAAAATGTGAACATTCTTGAAGCGGAATGTTGCGCGGATCATATCCACATGCTTTTAGAAATACCGCCCAAAATGAGTGTTTCAGGGTTTATGGGGTATTTGAAAGGTAAAAGTAGCCTAATGCTTTATGAACGATTCGGGGATTTGAAGTTTAAATATAGAAATCGAGAATTTTGGTGCCGAGGTTATTATGTAGATACGGTAGGTAAGAATACGAGCAAGATACAAAATTACATCAAGCACCAACTAGAGCAGGATAAAATGGGAGAGCAATTGTCGATTCCGTATTCAGGTAGCCCGTTTACGGGCCGCAGGGACTAG
- the hutH gene encoding histidine ammonia-lyase has protein sequence MPELTLHPGQLTLSELRQISREPIKISLDRQAIAAIHASTEVVNRVIVEDQAVYGINTGFGLLANTRIAAEDLDELQRSIVLSHAAGIGEFMNDATVRLMMVLKVNSLARGYSGIRLAVIEAMIALINKEIYPCVPQKGSVGASGDLAPLAHMSAVLLGEGQARYKGEVISGQAALAIAGMEPIQLAPKEGLALLNGTQASTAFALEGLFAAEDLYASAIVCGALSVEAALGSRRPFDERIHAVRGHQGQMDAAAAYRHLLTEQSELGESHSNCEKVQDPYSLRCQPQVMGACLTQIRHAASTLIVEANAVSDNPLVFAEQGDIVSGGNFHAEPVAFAADNLALAIAEIGSLSERRMALLIDSHLSKLPPFLVENGGVNSGFMIAQVTSAALASENKTFAHPASVDSLPTSANQEDHVSMATFAARRLKDMAENTRGILAVEILAAVQGLDFRSPLKSTERLEQARADLRARVPFYDKDRYFAADIEKANGLLTEAVHNELMPTGLLPSVTREYHE, from the coding sequence ATGCCCGAATTAACATTACACCCCGGACAACTCACGCTCAGTGAGTTACGTCAAATCAGCCGAGAGCCGATCAAAATCTCACTCGACAGACAGGCCATTGCCGCCATTCATGCCAGTACCGAGGTGGTCAATCGAGTGATTGTCGAAGACCAAGCGGTTTACGGGATTAATACTGGGTTTGGTTTATTAGCCAATACCCGGATTGCTGCGGAAGATTTAGATGAATTGCAGCGTAGTATTGTGCTGTCTCATGCTGCCGGGATTGGTGAATTCATGAATGATGCCACTGTCCGATTGATGATGGTGCTCAAAGTGAATAGCCTTGCCCGCGGCTATTCCGGTATTCGTCTTGCAGTGATTGAAGCGATGATCGCCTTGATTAACAAAGAAATATATCCCTGCGTACCACAAAAAGGCTCGGTCGGTGCATCGGGTGATTTGGCCCCCCTTGCGCATATGAGTGCGGTGCTGCTCGGTGAAGGACAGGCGCGTTATAAAGGAGAAGTTATTTCTGGTCAGGCAGCACTGGCGATTGCTGGGATGGAACCGATCCAATTAGCACCGAAAGAAGGGCTCGCCTTACTGAATGGTACTCAGGCATCAACTGCTTTTGCGCTCGAAGGGCTGTTTGCCGCCGAAGATCTCTATGCCTCCGCGATTGTCTGTGGTGCGCTTTCTGTTGAAGCCGCACTGGGCAGTCGTCGTCCGTTTGATGAGCGAATTCATGCCGTCCGCGGCCATCAGGGTCAGATGGATGCCGCTGCGGCTTATCGTCATCTGCTGACGGAACAGAGTGAACTGGGAGAATCCCATTCCAATTGTGAAAAAGTGCAAGACCCGTATTCACTGCGCTGCCAGCCTCAGGTGATGGGCGCATGTTTGACCCAGATCCGCCATGCCGCAAGCACACTGATTGTTGAGGCCAATGCGGTCTCGGATAACCCGTTGGTATTTGCTGAGCAAGGCGATATCGTTTCCGGGGGGAACTTCCATGCCGAACCGGTGGCTTTTGCGGCAGATAATCTGGCACTTGCCATCGCTGAAATCGGCAGTCTGTCAGAGCGACGGATGGCACTGTTGATCGATAGCCATCTGAGTAAGTTACCGCCATTTTTGGTCGAAAACGGTGGCGTCAACTCAGGGTTCATGATTGCGCAAGTGACTTCGGCAGCGCTCGCCAGTGAGAATAAAACGTTTGCTCACCCGGCATCGGTCGATAGTCTGCCGACGTCTGCGAATCAGGAAGATCATGTGTCCATGGCGACATTTGCCGCCCGACGACTCAAAGATATGGCGGAGAATACGCGCGGGATTCTGGCGGTTGAAATTCTGGCCGCTGTACAAGGTTTAGACTTCCGGTCGCCGTTGAAATCAACCGAGCGGCTGGAGCAAGCCCGTGCCGACCTGCGTGCGCGAGTCCCTTTCTACGATAAAGACCGCTATTTCGCTGCGGATATCGAGAAAGCCAACGGACTGCTGACGGAAGCCGTTCATAATGAATTGATGCCGACTGGTTTACTGCCAAGTGTGACAAGGGAGTATCATGAATAA